The Pseudomonas protegens genome contains the following window.
CTCAGCAATAGGTTGAGGCCATCCGTGCCCAATCTCCGGTAGCAGTTAAAGCTGTAGATCAGGCTAGGGGATGCCGTTGCGTCCATGCAGGCGAAAGCCCGGACGCAGGCTGAGGCGTTCGTAGTAGGCGGCCACGGCGGGGAAGTCCGGGTGTGCCATCGGGGTCATCTTCCAGCGATTGACCGAGAGCCCGAGGACGATATCCGCCAGGCTGAAGTCTTCACCGAGAACATAGTTCCCGGTGCTCTCAAGCTGCCGTTCAAGGATCGCCATCTTGCCGTTCCAGGCCAGCAGGCTGGCGTCGATGCGCCGACTGTCCTGGCAATCCGGATGCTGGCGCACCAGGCCCATGAAGGCGTAGCTCCAGGCCGGATTGAGCTCAGTGGCCTGCCAGTCCATCCACTGTTCCACCAGGGCCCGGGCCCGTGGGGCGAGCGGCAACAGGCTGCTGCCGGGATGCAGGTTGGCCAGGTAGCGGCAGATGCTGTTGGACTCCCACAGGGCGCCGGCGTCATCGATCAGCACCGGAACCTGGGCATTGGGGTTGAGGGCGAGAAGCTCAGGAGTGTGGGTCGATTGGAAGCCGCTGCCCCAATCTTCCTGTTGGTAGGCAAGGCCCAGCTCCTCACAGGTCCACAAGACTTTTCTGACGTTGATGGACGAGGCTTTGCCGAGAATTCTGTACGGGGCTCCCATGACGCTTCCTTGTTCGTGGCTCAGACGGGCCATGGGAATCTATCAGTGTGTTTGGTTCCCGGCGATGGCCAATGGGCCTGCGGGTGTTTGTCCGCGCCTCAGGCCGGGTCGGGCAAGGCCGAGGCCGGCAGACCGAAGACCCGGTCGAACAACCAGTTGAAGACGAAGGTGTAGCAAGGGATGAACAGGATCAGTGCCAGGTCCAGGAGGAAGGCCTGCACCAGGCTGATGCCCATCCACCAGGCAATCAGCGGGATCAGGAACACGATCAGGGTCAATTGGAAGCCCACGGCGTGGGCGATGCGGCGCTTGACGGTGCGGGTGCGCGACGGCTGGCGGCTTTCCCAGCGCTCGAAGAGGCTGGTGTAGATGAAGTTCCAGGTCACCGCGATGCTGGTGATCACCACCGCCAGCGGCCCGGTGCTGCTGGGCGAGGTGCCGGACAGCAGGGCCAGGCCGAGGGCCGAGAAGGTCATGCCGAACACCTCGAACAGGGATACGTAGAGCAGTTTGCGTTTCACGCCTTGCATGGGAATTCCTCGGTATTGAATGCAGCT
Protein-coding sequences here:
- a CDS encoding glutathione S-transferase family protein; this encodes MGAPYRILGKASSINVRKVLWTCEELGLAYQQEDWGSGFQSTHTPELLALNPNAQVPVLIDDAGALWESNSICRYLANLHPGSSLLPLAPRARALVEQWMDWQATELNPAWSYAFMGLVRQHPDCQDSRRIDASLLAWNGKMAILERQLESTGNYVLGEDFSLADIVLGLSVNRWKMTPMAHPDFPAVAAYYERLSLRPGFRLHGRNGIP
- a CDS encoding PACE efflux transporter codes for the protein MQGVKRKLLYVSLFEVFGMTFSALGLALLSGTSPSSTGPLAVVITSIAVTWNFIYTSLFERWESRQPSRTRTVKRRIAHAVGFQLTLIVFLIPLIAWWMGISLVQAFLLDLALILFIPCYTFVFNWLFDRVFGLPASALPDPA